A DNA window from Ananas comosus cultivar F153 unplaced genomic scaffold, ASM154086v1, whole genome shotgun sequence contains the following coding sequences:
- the LOC109704191 gene encoding uncharacterized protein LOC109704191 isoform X3: MFSKLSFIVRLLQIKCQGGWSNKSFDMLLELLKQMLPEGETLPESFYETNKIMKDLGLGYEKIDACPNDCILYRKEFANASSCHVCGASRWKVVENKMNTRKSKAKHNHNVPMKVLRYFPLKSSLQRLFMSSKTASEMRWHNEGRTKDGILRHPADSPAWKDFDHKHQQFSFDPRNVRLGLASDGFNPFRMMSISHSTWPVILIPYNLPPWICMKQSNLILSLLIPGSSALGNDIDVYMQPLIDELKELWIEGVKTYDVSCGQTFQMRAAILWTISDFSGYACLSGWSTKGHLACPYCNNDTCSKYLKHGRKLCYMGHRRFLKRGHRFRQDAISFDGTCELREAPPLLSGHDLLEQVKDINIVFGKHNKNTKSKKSGRANVMQPSYNWKKRSIFFDLPYWDSLLVRHNLDVMHIVKNISDNVLYTLINFEDKSKDNFKARLDLQEMGLRHDLHPVIKESKTYLPPASFSLSKEEKDIFFKVLKGVKFPDGYAANISSRIRVKERKISGLKSHDSYVLMLHLLPLAIRRILPRDVCSPLIELSNFFRELCSKSLKIKDIDQLEDRIALTLCHLESIFQPAFFDIMVHLAIHLANEAKLAGPVQYRWMFPIERIHFNHAAFKYSLKASYI; the protein is encoded by the exons ATGTTTTCGAAACTCTCTTTTATTGTGCGTCTATTGCAGATTAAATGCCAAGGAGGTTGGAGTAATAAGAGTTTTGACATGTTGCTAGAATTATTGAAACAAATGCTTCCAGAGGGAGAAACATTACCAGAAAGTTTTTATGAGACGAATAAAATTATGAAGGACTTAGGTCTTGGGTATGAAAAGATTGATGCATGCCCAAATGATTGCATTTTATATAGAAAGGAGTTTGCCAATGCATCATCATGCCATGTATGCGGTGCTTCAAGATGGAAAGTAGTTGAAAACAAGATGAACACTAGAAAATCTAAAGCAAAACATAACCATAATGTTCCAATGAAGGTCTTGCGGTACTTTCCATTAAAATCTAGTTTACAAAGGCTATTTATGTCATCAAAAACAGCATCAGAAATGAGGTGGCATAATGAAGGGCGAACAAAAGATGGAATATTAAGACATCCTGCAGATTCTCCAGCATGGAAAGATTTTGATCACAAGCACCAACAATTTTCATTTGATCCACGCAATGTAAGACTTGGTTTAGCAAGTGATGGTTTTAATCCATTTCGAAtgatgagcatttctcatagcACATGGCCTGTTATTTTAATTCCATACAATCTACCGCCTTGGATATGTATGAAACAATCTAACCTCATTCTCTCATTACTTATTCCCGGTTCATCTGCTCTAGGGAATGATATAGATGTATACATGCAACCTTTAATTGATGAGTTAAAAGAATTATGGATCGAAGGGGTTAAAACATATGATGTGTCATGTGGTCAAACATTTCAAATGCGTGCAGCAATATTGTGGACTATAAGTGATTTTTCAGGTTATGCATGCTTGTCTGGTTGGAGCACCAAAGGCCATCTTGCTTGTCCTTATTGCAACAATGACACTTGCTCTAAATATTTAAAGCATGGACGAAAATTATGTTATATGGGTCATCGTAGATTTCTCAAGAGAGGACATAGATTTCGTCAAGATGCAATTTCATTCGATGGTACATGTGAGTTGAGAGAAGCTCCACCTCTACTTTCAGGGCATGATCTGTTGGAGCAAGTGAAAGATATTAATATTGTATTTGGGAAGCACAACAAAAACACAAAGTCAAAGAAAAGTGGGCGAGCTAATGTGATGCAACCATCCTATAACtggaaaaaaagaagcatatTTTTTGATTTGCCATACTGGGATTCTCTTTTGGTGCGTCACAATCTAGATGTTATGCATATTGTGAAAAACATTTCTGATAATGTACTCTATACATTGATTAATTTTGAGGATAAATCGAAGGATAATTTTAAAGCTCGTCTTGACCTTCAAGAAATGGGTTTAAGGCATGATCTTCATCCAGTTATAAAGGAAAGCAAAACATATCTACCGCCAGCAAGCTTCTCGCTAAGTAAAGAGGAAAAAGATATTTTCTTTAAAGTATTGAAAGGAGTAAAGTTTCCGGATGGTTATGCAGCCAATATTTCAAGCCGTATACGTGTCAAAGAAAGGAAAATTTCAGGGCTTAAGAGCCACGATAGTTATGTGCTAATGCTACATCTGCTTCCATTGGCCATAAGAAGAATTTTGCCAAGAGATGTTTGCTCACCACTAATAGAACTAAGCAACTTCTTTAGGGAATTGTGTTcaaaatcattaaaaataaaagatatagaTCAACTGGAAGATCGAATTGCTTTGACATTATGCCATCTTGAGAGCATCTTCCAACCTGCTTTTTTTGATATAATGGTGCATTTGGCAATTCATCTTGCTAACGAAGCGAAACTTGCTGGACCGGTGCAATATCGTTGGATGTTTCCAATTGAGAG GATTCACTTTAATCATGCGGCATTTAAATACTCACTCAAGGCATCCTACATCTGA
- the LOC109704191 gene encoding uncharacterized protein LOC109704191 isoform X1, protein MFSKLSFIVRLLQIKCQGGWSNKSFDMLLELLKQMLPEGETLPESFYETNKIMKDLGLGYEKIDACPNDCILYRKEFANASSCHVCGASRWKVVENKMNTRKSKAKHNHNVPMKVLRYFPLKSSLQRLFMSSKTASEMRWHNEGRTKDGILRHPADSPAWKDFDHKHQQFSFDPRNVRLGLASDGFNPFRMMSISHSTWPVILIPYNLPPWICMKQSNLILSLLIPGSSALGNDIDVYMQPLIDELKELWIEGVKTYDVSCGQTFQMRAAILWTISDFSGYACLSGWSTKGHLACPYCNNDTCSKYLKHGRKLCYMGHRRFLKRGHRFRQDAISFDGTCELREAPPLLSGHDLLEQVKDINIVFGKHNKNTKSKKSGRANVMQPSYNWKKRSIFFDLPYWDSLLVRHNLDVMHIVKNISDNVLYTLINFEDKSKDNFKARLDLQEMGLRHDLHPVIKESKTYLPPASFSLSKEEKDIFFKVLKGVKFPDGYAANISSRIRVKERKISGLKSHDSYVLMLHLLPLAIRRILPRDVCSPLIELSNFFRELCSKSLKIKDIDQLEDRIALTLCHLESIFQPAFFDIMVHLAIHLANEAKLAGPVQYRWMFPIERSLLKLKLSVRNRNCPEGSIAEGYLIEESLTFCSCYLHNADTKFNRPIRNDDRSTSQVQSFFSYRGRALDDGAIITLDYITWAQAHRYVLFNYNLISPYLTKHLDEIKVHNRRARRHDIERMHNETFHE, encoded by the exons ATGTTTTCGAAACTCTCTTTTATTGTGCGTCTATTGCAGATTAAATGCCAAGGAGGTTGGAGTAATAAGAGTTTTGACATGTTGCTAGAATTATTGAAACAAATGCTTCCAGAGGGAGAAACATTACCAGAAAGTTTTTATGAGACGAATAAAATTATGAAGGACTTAGGTCTTGGGTATGAAAAGATTGATGCATGCCCAAATGATTGCATTTTATATAGAAAGGAGTTTGCCAATGCATCATCATGCCATGTATGCGGTGCTTCAAGATGGAAAGTAGTTGAAAACAAGATGAACACTAGAAAATCTAAAGCAAAACATAACCATAATGTTCCAATGAAGGTCTTGCGGTACTTTCCATTAAAATCTAGTTTACAAAGGCTATTTATGTCATCAAAAACAGCATCAGAAATGAGGTGGCATAATGAAGGGCGAACAAAAGATGGAATATTAAGACATCCTGCAGATTCTCCAGCATGGAAAGATTTTGATCACAAGCACCAACAATTTTCATTTGATCCACGCAATGTAAGACTTGGTTTAGCAAGTGATGGTTTTAATCCATTTCGAAtgatgagcatttctcatagcACATGGCCTGTTATTTTAATTCCATACAATCTACCGCCTTGGATATGTATGAAACAATCTAACCTCATTCTCTCATTACTTATTCCCGGTTCATCTGCTCTAGGGAATGATATAGATGTATACATGCAACCTTTAATTGATGAGTTAAAAGAATTATGGATCGAAGGGGTTAAAACATATGATGTGTCATGTGGTCAAACATTTCAAATGCGTGCAGCAATATTGTGGACTATAAGTGATTTTTCAGGTTATGCATGCTTGTCTGGTTGGAGCACCAAAGGCCATCTTGCTTGTCCTTATTGCAACAATGACACTTGCTCTAAATATTTAAAGCATGGACGAAAATTATGTTATATGGGTCATCGTAGATTTCTCAAGAGAGGACATAGATTTCGTCAAGATGCAATTTCATTCGATGGTACATGTGAGTTGAGAGAAGCTCCACCTCTACTTTCAGGGCATGATCTGTTGGAGCAAGTGAAAGATATTAATATTGTATTTGGGAAGCACAACAAAAACACAAAGTCAAAGAAAAGTGGGCGAGCTAATGTGATGCAACCATCCTATAACtggaaaaaaagaagcatatTTTTTGATTTGCCATACTGGGATTCTCTTTTGGTGCGTCACAATCTAGATGTTATGCATATTGTGAAAAACATTTCTGATAATGTACTCTATACATTGATTAATTTTGAGGATAAATCGAAGGATAATTTTAAAGCTCGTCTTGACCTTCAAGAAATGGGTTTAAGGCATGATCTTCATCCAGTTATAAAGGAAAGCAAAACATATCTACCGCCAGCAAGCTTCTCGCTAAGTAAAGAGGAAAAAGATATTTTCTTTAAAGTATTGAAAGGAGTAAAGTTTCCGGATGGTTATGCAGCCAATATTTCAAGCCGTATACGTGTCAAAGAAAGGAAAATTTCAGGGCTTAAGAGCCACGATAGTTATGTGCTAATGCTACATCTGCTTCCATTGGCCATAAGAAGAATTTTGCCAAGAGATGTTTGCTCACCACTAATAGAACTAAGCAACTTCTTTAGGGAATTGTGTTcaaaatcattaaaaataaaagatatagaTCAACTGGAAGATCGAATTGCTTTGACATTATGCCATCTTGAGAGCATCTTCCAACCTGCTTTTTTTGATATAATGGTGCATTTGGCAATTCATCTTGCTAACGAAGCGAAACTTGCTGGACCGGTGCAATATCGTTGGATGTTTCCAATTGAGAG GTcactattgaaattaaaattgagCGTCCGGAATAGAAACTGTCCAGAGGGTTCAATTGCTGAAGGCTATTTGATTGAGGAAAGCTTGACATTTTGTTCATGTTACTTGCACAATGCCGATACCAAATTTAATCGTCCAATAAGAAATGATGACCGCTCTACAAGTCAAGTGCAATCTTTTTTCTCATATCGTGGTCGTGCATTGGATGATGGTGCGATTATTACACTAGACTACATAACATGGGCACAAGCTCACCGATATgtgttatttaattataatctTATCAGTCCTTATCTTAC AAAGCATCTTGATGAGATTAAAGTGCATAATCGTCGAGCACGAAGGCATGATATAGAGCGTATGCATAATGAAACTTTTCATGAATGA
- the LOC109704191 gene encoding uncharacterized protein LOC109704191 isoform X7 has product MCYLIIILSVLILRFTLIMRHLNTHSRHPTSDPSHPTSTHKRPMQMPSSNTPLPKQFKPRGAQPSLHKSQPTSKHHGSRSNQMQLPGQNHLCVNRPSSSNELERIVNGHLVRPSIIPSRPHLMHRQGFAEDHNILYNHMHDNYNENHSVEDEIQEDHNVPNAADSTRKSKNKRGPTRMLKIWATRDDKLLPQKFNEFDQPIGDDATKFTNFLGTVLKYDIEDDSMSWVIKALGKKWKDFKCELKKKHYDAHKTYEKRVADRDPRVIPDQWKHLVDFSNSEEGQARCLRNKVNRSKQVTLHTAGSKSFARIREEERKNKGILPTRAELFKITHIHKDGAPVNAECASKISDIDKITMDNPEKAKKALKEGDLFLEVFGKERHGHVRGLGLGPCPTDIWSSMPSRATSVRMAYEAKRKAEEETRGMQEKMAAMEQEQIELKAKLAKMEAKMDAWQRSPNDFHQSNSIETRVQNVANVNEDAANGLERDAWSSSSSSTHAIPTHRIHHKKMRMQHEISQNEGGKEVTLMSLGKPHRPVARGILFSRDPSTIVGEEKLGHHYWEVYIEVVIMPNESLIRSLQNLKTIGDVAQKSIAWPSYLVKEDGK; this is encoded by the exons ATgtgttatttaattataatctTATCAGTCCTTATCTTAC GATTCACTTTAATCATGCGGCATTTAAATACTCACTCAAGGCATCCTACATCTGATCCCTCACATCCCACAAGCACACATAAACGCCCTATGCAAATGCCTTCATCAAATACTCCTTTGCCTAAGCAATTCAAACCACGAGGAGCCCAACCATCGCTTCACAAATCACAACCTACCTCCAAGCATCATGGCTCTCGATCGAATCAAATGCAATTACCAGGTCAAAATCACTTGTGTGTCAACCGTCCTTCGTCTAGCAATGAGCTAGAAAGGATAGTAAATGGACACTTGGTTCGACCATCTATTATACCATCAAGACCTCACCTGATGCATCGTCAAGGTTTTGCAGAAGatcataatatattatataaccaTATGCATgataattataatgaaaatcATTCTGTTGAAGATGAAATACAAGAGGATCATAATGTACCAAATGCAG CAGATTCTACTAGAAaatcaaagaacaaaagaggTCCTACTCGAATGCTGAAAATCTGGGCAACGCGAGATGATAAACTTCTACCACAAAAGTTCAATGAATTTGACCAACCAATTGGAGATGATGCTACAAAATTCACAAACTTCTTAGGCACGGTG TTAAAGTATGATATCGAAGATGATAGTATGTCTTGGGTTATAAAGGCCCTTGGAAAGAAATGGAAGGACTTCAAGTgtgaattgaaaaaaaagcaCTATGATGCCCATAAAACTTATGAGAAACGTGTAGCTGATCGTGATCCAAGGGTCATTCCTGATCAATGGAAGCATTTAGTTGATTTTTCGAATAGTGAGGAAGGACAG GCTCGTTGTTTAAGGAACAAGGTTAATCGTTCAAAGCAAGTTACGTTGCATACTGCTGGATCAAAAAGCTTCGCTCGTATTCGTGAAGAGGAG CGTAAAAATAAAGGAATTCTACCAACTAGAGCAGAACTTTTCAAAATCACCCATATTCACAAAGATGGAGCTCCAGTGAATGCTGAATGTGCGAGCAAAATT AGTGACATTGATAAGATAACAATGGATAATCCAGAGAAAGCAAAAAAGGCTCTTAAAGAAGgtgatttatttttagaagtttttggAAAAGAAAGGCATGGCCATGTTCGTGGCCTTGGCTTAGGCCCTTGTCCTACTGATATATGGAGTTCAATGCCTTCTCGTGCGACAAGTGTACGAATGGCATATGAAGCTAAGAGAAAAGCTGAAGAGGAAACACGAGGAATGCAAGAAAAAATGGCAGCTATGGAGCAGGAACAAATTGAACTAAAAGCAAAATTAGCTAAAATGGAAGCCAAGATGGATGCTTGGCAAAGGAGCCCAAATGATTTTCACCAATCTAATTCCATAGAGACTAGAGTACAG AATGTTGCCAATGTAAATGAAGATGCTGCCAATGGACTTGAAAGAGATGCATGGTCCTCGTCGTCATCATCCACTCATGCAATTCCAACTCATAGG ATACATCATAAGAAAATGAGGATGCAACATGAAATATCTCAAAATGAA GGAGGAAAAGAAGTGACATTAATGTCTCTCGGAAAACCACATCGTCCTGTGGCACGAGGAATTCTATTTAGTAGAGATCCATCTACTATAGTTGGAGAAGAAAAACTAGGCCATCACTATTGGGAGGTGTATATTGAGGTTGTCATAATGCCCAATGAGAGTCTGATTCGTAGTTTGCAAAACTTGAAGACAATTGGTGATGTTGCTCAAAAATCAATTGCTTGGCCCTCTTATCTT GTTAAAGAAGATGGAAAGTGA
- the LOC109704191 gene encoding uncharacterized protein LOC109704191 isoform X4 yields MFSKLSFIVRLLQIKCQGGWSNKSFDMLLELLKQMLPEGETLPESFYETNKIMKDLGLGYEKIDACPNDCILYRKEFANASSCHVCGASRWKVVENKMNTRKSKAKHNHNVPMKVLRYFPLKSSLQRLFMSSKTASEMRWHNEGRTKDGILRHPADSPAWKDFDHKHQQFSFDPRNVRLGLASDGFNPFRMMSISHSTWPVILIPYNLPPWICMKQSNLILSLLIPGSSALGNDIDVYMQPLIDELKELWIEGVKTYDVSCGQTFQMRAAILWTISDFSGYACLSGWSTKGHLACPYCNNDTCSKYLKHGRKLCYMGHRRFLKRGHRFRQDAISFDGTCELREAPPLLSGHDLLEQVKDINIVFGKHNKNTKSKKSGRANVMQPSYNWKKRSIFFDLPYWDSLLVRHNLDVMHIVKNISDNVLYTLINFEDKSKDNFKARLDLQEMGLRHDLHPVIKESKTYLPPASFSLSKEEKDIFFKVLKGVKFPDGYAANISSRIRVKERKISGLKSHDSYVLMLHLLPLAIRRILPRDVCSPLIELSNFFRELCSKSLKIKDIDQLEDRIALTLCHLESIFQPAFFDIMVHLAIHLANEAKLAGPVQYRWMFPIESTTNESCWCAFFVGNFP; encoded by the exons ATGTTTTCGAAACTCTCTTTTATTGTGCGTCTATTGCAGATTAAATGCCAAGGAGGTTGGAGTAATAAGAGTTTTGACATGTTGCTAGAATTATTGAAACAAATGCTTCCAGAGGGAGAAACATTACCAGAAAGTTTTTATGAGACGAATAAAATTATGAAGGACTTAGGTCTTGGGTATGAAAAGATTGATGCATGCCCAAATGATTGCATTTTATATAGAAAGGAGTTTGCCAATGCATCATCATGCCATGTATGCGGTGCTTCAAGATGGAAAGTAGTTGAAAACAAGATGAACACTAGAAAATCTAAAGCAAAACATAACCATAATGTTCCAATGAAGGTCTTGCGGTACTTTCCATTAAAATCTAGTTTACAAAGGCTATTTATGTCATCAAAAACAGCATCAGAAATGAGGTGGCATAATGAAGGGCGAACAAAAGATGGAATATTAAGACATCCTGCAGATTCTCCAGCATGGAAAGATTTTGATCACAAGCACCAACAATTTTCATTTGATCCACGCAATGTAAGACTTGGTTTAGCAAGTGATGGTTTTAATCCATTTCGAAtgatgagcatttctcatagcACATGGCCTGTTATTTTAATTCCATACAATCTACCGCCTTGGATATGTATGAAACAATCTAACCTCATTCTCTCATTACTTATTCCCGGTTCATCTGCTCTAGGGAATGATATAGATGTATACATGCAACCTTTAATTGATGAGTTAAAAGAATTATGGATCGAAGGGGTTAAAACATATGATGTGTCATGTGGTCAAACATTTCAAATGCGTGCAGCAATATTGTGGACTATAAGTGATTTTTCAGGTTATGCATGCTTGTCTGGTTGGAGCACCAAAGGCCATCTTGCTTGTCCTTATTGCAACAATGACACTTGCTCTAAATATTTAAAGCATGGACGAAAATTATGTTATATGGGTCATCGTAGATTTCTCAAGAGAGGACATAGATTTCGTCAAGATGCAATTTCATTCGATGGTACATGTGAGTTGAGAGAAGCTCCACCTCTACTTTCAGGGCATGATCTGTTGGAGCAAGTGAAAGATATTAATATTGTATTTGGGAAGCACAACAAAAACACAAAGTCAAAGAAAAGTGGGCGAGCTAATGTGATGCAACCATCCTATAACtggaaaaaaagaagcatatTTTTTGATTTGCCATACTGGGATTCTCTTTTGGTGCGTCACAATCTAGATGTTATGCATATTGTGAAAAACATTTCTGATAATGTACTCTATACATTGATTAATTTTGAGGATAAATCGAAGGATAATTTTAAAGCTCGTCTTGACCTTCAAGAAATGGGTTTAAGGCATGATCTTCATCCAGTTATAAAGGAAAGCAAAACATATCTACCGCCAGCAAGCTTCTCGCTAAGTAAAGAGGAAAAAGATATTTTCTTTAAAGTATTGAAAGGAGTAAAGTTTCCGGATGGTTATGCAGCCAATATTTCAAGCCGTATACGTGTCAAAGAAAGGAAAATTTCAGGGCTTAAGAGCCACGATAGTTATGTGCTAATGCTACATCTGCTTCCATTGGCCATAAGAAGAATTTTGCCAAGAGATGTTTGCTCACCACTAATAGAACTAAGCAACTTCTTTAGGGAATTGTGTTcaaaatcattaaaaataaaagatatagaTCAACTGGAAGATCGAATTGCTTTGACATTATGCCATCTTGAGAGCATCTTCCAACCTGCTTTTTTTGATATAATGGTGCATTTGGCAATTCATCTTGCTAACGAAGCGAAACTTGCTGGACCGGTGCAATATCGTTGGATGTTTCCAATTGAGAG CACGACAAATGAATCTTGTTGGTGTGCATTCTTTGTAGGAAATTTCCCTTGA
- the LOC109704191 gene encoding uncharacterized protein LOC109704191 isoform X2 — MFSKLSFIVRLLQIKCQGGWSNKSFDMLLELLKQMLPEGETLPESFYETNKIMKDLGLGYEKIDACPNDCILYRKEFANASSCHVCGASRWKVVENKMNTRKSKAKHNHNVPMKVLRYFPLKSSLQRLFMSSKTASEMRWHNEGRTKDGILRHPADSPAWKDFDHKHQQFSFDPRNVRLGLASDGFNPFRMMSISHSTWPVILIPYNLPPWICMKQSNLILSLLIPGSSALGNDIDVYMQPLIDELKELWIEGVKTYDVSCGQTFQMRAAILWTISDFSGYACLSGWSTKGHLACPYCNNDTCSKYLKHGRKLCYMGHRRFLKRGHRFRQDAISFDGTCELREAPPLLSGHDLLEQVKDINIVFGKHNKNTKSKKSGRANVMQPSYNWKKRSIFFDLPYWDSLLVRHNLDVMHIVKNISDNVLYTLINFEDKSKDNFKARLDLQEMGLRHDLHPVIKESKTYLPPASFSLSKEEKDIFFKVLKGVKFPDGYAANISSRIRVKERKISGLKSHDSYVLMLHLLPLAIRRILPRDVCSPLIELSNFFRELCSKSLKIKDIDQLEDRIALTLCHLESIFQPAFFDIMVHLAIHLANEAKLAGPVQYRWMFPIERKHLDEIKVHNRRARRHDIERMHNETFHE; from the exons ATGTTTTCGAAACTCTCTTTTATTGTGCGTCTATTGCAGATTAAATGCCAAGGAGGTTGGAGTAATAAGAGTTTTGACATGTTGCTAGAATTATTGAAACAAATGCTTCCAGAGGGAGAAACATTACCAGAAAGTTTTTATGAGACGAATAAAATTATGAAGGACTTAGGTCTTGGGTATGAAAAGATTGATGCATGCCCAAATGATTGCATTTTATATAGAAAGGAGTTTGCCAATGCATCATCATGCCATGTATGCGGTGCTTCAAGATGGAAAGTAGTTGAAAACAAGATGAACACTAGAAAATCTAAAGCAAAACATAACCATAATGTTCCAATGAAGGTCTTGCGGTACTTTCCATTAAAATCTAGTTTACAAAGGCTATTTATGTCATCAAAAACAGCATCAGAAATGAGGTGGCATAATGAAGGGCGAACAAAAGATGGAATATTAAGACATCCTGCAGATTCTCCAGCATGGAAAGATTTTGATCACAAGCACCAACAATTTTCATTTGATCCACGCAATGTAAGACTTGGTTTAGCAAGTGATGGTTTTAATCCATTTCGAAtgatgagcatttctcatagcACATGGCCTGTTATTTTAATTCCATACAATCTACCGCCTTGGATATGTATGAAACAATCTAACCTCATTCTCTCATTACTTATTCCCGGTTCATCTGCTCTAGGGAATGATATAGATGTATACATGCAACCTTTAATTGATGAGTTAAAAGAATTATGGATCGAAGGGGTTAAAACATATGATGTGTCATGTGGTCAAACATTTCAAATGCGTGCAGCAATATTGTGGACTATAAGTGATTTTTCAGGTTATGCATGCTTGTCTGGTTGGAGCACCAAAGGCCATCTTGCTTGTCCTTATTGCAACAATGACACTTGCTCTAAATATTTAAAGCATGGACGAAAATTATGTTATATGGGTCATCGTAGATTTCTCAAGAGAGGACATAGATTTCGTCAAGATGCAATTTCATTCGATGGTACATGTGAGTTGAGAGAAGCTCCACCTCTACTTTCAGGGCATGATCTGTTGGAGCAAGTGAAAGATATTAATATTGTATTTGGGAAGCACAACAAAAACACAAAGTCAAAGAAAAGTGGGCGAGCTAATGTGATGCAACCATCCTATAACtggaaaaaaagaagcatatTTTTTGATTTGCCATACTGGGATTCTCTTTTGGTGCGTCACAATCTAGATGTTATGCATATTGTGAAAAACATTTCTGATAATGTACTCTATACATTGATTAATTTTGAGGATAAATCGAAGGATAATTTTAAAGCTCGTCTTGACCTTCAAGAAATGGGTTTAAGGCATGATCTTCATCCAGTTATAAAGGAAAGCAAAACATATCTACCGCCAGCAAGCTTCTCGCTAAGTAAAGAGGAAAAAGATATTTTCTTTAAAGTATTGAAAGGAGTAAAGTTTCCGGATGGTTATGCAGCCAATATTTCAAGCCGTATACGTGTCAAAGAAAGGAAAATTTCAGGGCTTAAGAGCCACGATAGTTATGTGCTAATGCTACATCTGCTTCCATTGGCCATAAGAAGAATTTTGCCAAGAGATGTTTGCTCACCACTAATAGAACTAAGCAACTTCTTTAGGGAATTGTGTTcaaaatcattaaaaataaaagatatagaTCAACTGGAAGATCGAATTGCTTTGACATTATGCCATCTTGAGAGCATCTTCCAACCTGCTTTTTTTGATATAATGGTGCATTTGGCAATTCATCTTGCTAACGAAGCGAAACTTGCTGGACCGGTGCAATATCGTTGGATGTTTCCAATTGAGAG AAAGCATCTTGATGAGATTAAAGTGCATAATCGTCGAGCACGAAGGCATGATATAGAGCGTATGCATAATGAAACTTTTCATGAATGA